A window from Shumkonia mesophila encodes these proteins:
- a CDS encoding sulfatase, protein MRTVFLLFDSLNRRALECYGGTAIATPNFRRLAERGVVFDSHCVGSLPCIPARRDMHTGRINFLHNQWGPLEPFDDSAPRILEQNGVYSHLITDHYHYFEDGGVCYHGRYSSFEFVRGQEKDKWKGLVDLPVEKWRGSIHEMRFADRRDVELNAVNLVNREYIRDEADFPTAKNTELAIEFLETNKDADNWLLQVEYYDPHEPFIAPARFREGLETGYDGPTLDWPRYRRVCESPEEVAEIKANYLASVRMVDHYLGKLLDTMDRLDMWKDTAIVLTADHGFMLGEHDWWGKNRMPCFDEVCRIPMMFYHPDFVGQGGTRRQALTQTVDVMPTLLGLYGVTPPADVQGHDLCRVLAEDKPVREACLYGMFGAAVNVTDGRYTYFRYPTASDGHDLYQYTVMPTHMRTLYDPKEFDGTVMAGPFRFTKGMQVMRIPANVNSEGSPMKGQTIEDARNALYDLAADPGQKFPIDDPAVETRLVDLMTRLMREADAPGEAFRRLGLSVPDDISVGR, encoded by the coding sequence ATGCGGACGGTTTTCCTGCTGTTCGATTCGCTGAACCGGCGCGCGCTTGAGTGCTATGGCGGCACGGCCATTGCCACGCCGAACTTCAGGCGGTTGGCGGAGCGCGGGGTCGTTTTCGACAGCCACTGCGTCGGCAGCTTGCCCTGCATCCCGGCCCGCCGGGACATGCATACCGGCCGCATCAATTTCCTGCACAACCAGTGGGGACCGCTCGAGCCATTCGACGACTCGGCCCCACGCATCCTGGAACAGAACGGCGTCTATTCGCACCTGATCACCGACCACTACCATTATTTCGAGGACGGCGGCGTCTGCTACCACGGTCGCTACAGTTCCTTCGAGTTCGTCCGCGGCCAGGAAAAGGACAAGTGGAAGGGGCTGGTCGACCTGCCGGTGGAAAAATGGCGCGGGTCGATCCACGAGATGCGGTTCGCCGATCGTCGCGACGTCGAGTTGAACGCCGTCAACCTGGTGAACCGCGAGTATATCCGCGACGAGGCCGACTTCCCGACCGCCAAGAACACCGAATTGGCCATCGAGTTCCTTGAGACCAACAAGGACGCCGACAACTGGCTGCTCCAGGTCGAATACTACGACCCCCACGAGCCGTTCATCGCGCCGGCTCGCTTCCGCGAGGGCCTGGAGACCGGATACGACGGCCCGACCCTCGATTGGCCGCGTTACCGGCGGGTCTGCGAAAGCCCCGAGGAAGTGGCCGAGATCAAGGCCAACTACCTGGCCAGCGTGCGCATGGTCGATCACTATCTCGGCAAACTGCTCGACACCATGGACCGCCTCGACATGTGGAAGGACACCGCCATCGTGCTGACGGCGGACCACGGCTTCATGCTCGGCGAGCACGACTGGTGGGGCAAGAACCGCATGCCCTGCTTCGACGAGGTTTGTCGCATCCCGATGATGTTCTACCATCCCGATTTCGTCGGCCAGGGCGGCACCCGCCGGCAGGCCCTGACCCAGACCGTCGACGTGATGCCGACGCTGCTGGGACTGTACGGCGTGACGCCGCCGGCCGACGTGCAGGGCCACGACCTGTGTCGGGTGCTGGCCGAGGACAAGCCGGTTCGCGAGGCCTGCCTTTACGGCATGTTCGGCGCCGCCGTGAATGTCACCGACGGCCGCTATACCTATTTCCGCTATCCGACCGCTTCGGACGGGCACGACCTCTATCAATACACGGTCATGCCGACCCACATGCGCACCCTTTACGATCCCAAGGAGTTCGACGGAACGGTCATGGCCGGACCGTTCCGTTTCACCAAGGGAATGCAAGTCATGCGGATCCCGGCAAACGTCAACTCGGAGGGCAGCCCGATGAAGGGGCAGACCATCGAGGATGCCCGGAACGCTCTCTACGACTTGGCAGCCGATCCCGGCCAGAAGTTCCCAATCGATGATCCGGCGGTGGAGACCAGGCTCGTCGATCTCATGACCCGACTGATGCGCGAGGCCGACGCTCCCGGAGAGGCCTTCCGGCGGCTCGGGCTTTCGGTTCCCGACGACATCTCGGTGGGCCGATAA
- a CDS encoding tripartite tricarboxylate transporter substrate binding protein codes for MAPLLAAGLALAFTAQAADYPSKPIKLIIPYKPGGGSDVIMRIAALHLEKILGQKMPVVNIDGAGGAVGWTQAAKAKPDGYTITQLTNAMIVREATKSANVTIGDFTPVANIGFVALTVTAKGDGPYKNLKDLYEASKARPGEVSLAMGVGTPAQFVAAQVENVFGTKMKLVNAGGGADKIAGVLGGHMDALVEPVSSLAGQHKSGQLRILAVLSDKRLAFLPDVPTAKEQGFDLTAGLFYGFGAPKGTPQKDIDTLASGIEKLGGNAEFQEQLKKIDFEWQFLAAADFGKLIAAEHKTTMEIGKKLGF; via the coding sequence ATGGCACCGCTGCTGGCGGCCGGCTTGGCGCTCGCATTCACCGCTCAGGCGGCCGACTATCCCTCGAAGCCGATCAAGCTGATCATCCCGTACAAGCCAGGCGGCGGTTCCGACGTCATCATGAGAATTGCCGCCCTGCATCTCGAAAAAATCCTCGGCCAGAAGATGCCGGTGGTCAACATCGACGGGGCCGGCGGCGCCGTCGGCTGGACGCAGGCGGCCAAGGCCAAGCCGGACGGCTACACGATCACCCAACTGACCAATGCGATGATCGTCAGGGAGGCGACCAAGTCGGCGAATGTCACGATCGGCGATTTCACGCCGGTCGCCAACATCGGCTTCGTTGCGTTGACCGTGACCGCGAAGGGTGACGGCCCGTACAAAAACCTGAAGGACCTTTACGAAGCGTCCAAGGCGCGGCCGGGCGAGGTCAGCCTGGCAATGGGTGTCGGGACTCCGGCGCAGTTTGTCGCGGCGCAGGTCGAAAATGTGTTTGGCACCAAGATGAAACTGGTCAACGCTGGCGGCGGCGCCGACAAGATCGCGGGCGTCCTCGGCGGCCATATGGATGCCCTGGTCGAACCGGTATCCAGCTTGGCCGGTCAGCACAAGTCAGGCCAGCTTCGCATCCTGGCGGTGCTGAGCGACAAGCGCCTGGCGTTCCTTCCTGACGTGCCGACCGCCAAGGAGCAGGGGTTCGATCTGACGGCCGGGCTCTTCTACGGCTTCGGGGCGCCGAAAGGGACCCCGCAGAAGGATATCGACACGTTGGCCTCCGGCATCGAGAAACTCGGTGGAAACGCCGAGTTCCAGGAGCAATTGAAGAAGATCGATTTCGAATGGCAGTTCTTGGCGGCGGCGGACTTCGGCAAGTTGATCGCAGCCGAGCATAAAACGACCATGGAGATCGGCAAGAAACTCGGCTTCTAG
- a CDS encoding tripartite tricarboxylate transporter TctB family protein: MRDGSEIPIDRWVGVVLLVVAAGLFYDTFFFRTFNWDPVGMTFWPRVLLAAMAAIAIWHIVKGRVAAGAAERFTLRSFVVFGGGVVYVFLLDYLGFFIITPVALFIYSLWLRPMSARAVVSSVVVAVSGTGLVYAIFEYGMDVILPRGILG, encoded by the coding sequence ATGAGGGACGGCTCGGAAATTCCCATCGACCGCTGGGTTGGCGTCGTACTTCTGGTCGTCGCGGCGGGACTTTTCTACGACACCTTCTTCTTCCGGACCTTCAACTGGGATCCGGTGGGCATGACCTTCTGGCCGCGGGTCCTGCTGGCCGCGATGGCGGCGATCGCCATTTGGCACATCGTGAAGGGACGCGTCGCCGCCGGGGCGGCGGAGCGCTTTACGCTGCGGTCCTTCGTCGTTTTCGGCGGTGGGGTCGTCTATGTCTTCCTTCTCGACTACCTTGGATTCTTCATCATTACACCGGTGGCCCTGTTCATCTACAGCCTGTGGCTGCGCCCGATGTCGGCGCGGGCTGTTGTTTCGAGTGTGGTCGTGGCGGTTTCCGGCACCGGCCTGGTCTACGCGATCTTCGAGTACGGCATGGACGTAATTCTGCCGCGCGGAATTCTGGGGTAG
- a CDS encoding tripartite tricarboxylate transporter permease: MSIDLGVIIAALANVLQPWNLVFLILGVVGGLIIGIVPGLGPTMAVALLIPITYAMSPEAGLSILIAVFVGGMSGGFVTAILIRIPGTPASIATVLDGFPMAQQGRAGAAIGNAIVANFAGTIISAICLVTFAPLLAAFALKFSFAEYTAVCLFAMTTVAAITGSSTSRGFITAIIGMLVACVGLTPVDGLPRFDFGFPELEGGLDLLPALIGLFAVSQMMKESDRQVGATPRPVSAMANILPSRRDMTGNAFNYLRSGLIGTWVGVMPALGGGPAGLIAYAQARNASKTPERFGQGAVEGVIASETANNATIGGALIIALTLGIPGDPTTAVLLGGLMIHGLQPGPQLFLNNPEVLYGIYFSLFFSSVVMMLVLFLSVRALVKVIYVPRFWLQPILIAMCVVGVFSLNNRIFDIGVMFAFGLVGYGLERLRYPLPPMVLGIVLGPLLEANFRKMLAADGLLPLVQSPIALTFLLLSVASLIWAARLRRKSLPEIAKDSGSGATIRDEDDVPSRL; this comes from the coding sequence ATGTCGATCGACCTCGGCGTCATCATTGCCGCCCTCGCGAACGTCTTGCAGCCGTGGAACCTCGTGTTCCTGATTCTCGGCGTGGTTGGCGGGCTTATCATCGGCATCGTCCCGGGCCTCGGCCCGACGATGGCGGTGGCGCTGCTCATCCCGATCACCTACGCGATGTCGCCCGAGGCGGGACTCAGCATTCTGATCGCCGTGTTCGTCGGCGGCATGTCCGGCGGATTCGTCACGGCCATCCTGATCCGCATACCGGGAACGCCGGCCTCGATAGCGACCGTGCTCGACGGCTTTCCGATGGCGCAGCAGGGGCGAGCCGGGGCGGCGATCGGCAACGCCATCGTCGCCAATTTCGCCGGAACGATCATCAGCGCGATCTGTCTGGTCACCTTCGCGCCGTTGCTGGCCGCCTTCGCCCTCAAGTTCTCTTTTGCCGAGTACACGGCCGTGTGCCTGTTCGCCATGACCACCGTGGCCGCCATCACCGGGTCTTCGACGTCGCGCGGTTTCATCACCGCCATCATCGGCATGTTGGTTGCCTGTGTCGGCCTGACTCCGGTGGACGGCCTGCCGCGTTTCGATTTCGGGTTTCCTGAACTGGAGGGGGGGCTGGACCTGCTGCCGGCCCTGATCGGCCTCTTCGCCGTGTCGCAGATGATGAAGGAATCGGACCGCCAGGTCGGGGCGACGCCACGGCCGGTTTCGGCCATGGCGAACATCCTGCCGAGCCGGCGCGACATGACCGGCAACGCCTTCAACTACCTGCGATCGGGACTGATCGGTACCTGGGTCGGCGTCATGCCGGCCCTGGGCGGAGGCCCGGCGGGGCTGATTGCCTACGCTCAGGCGCGCAACGCCTCGAAAACGCCCGAAAGGTTCGGTCAAGGTGCGGTGGAGGGCGTGATCGCCTCGGAAACCGCCAACAACGCGACCATCGGCGGCGCGCTGATCATCGCACTAACCCTTGGAATTCCGGGCGATCCAACGACGGCCGTGCTGCTCGGTGGGCTGATGATCCACGGCCTCCAGCCGGGGCCGCAGCTCTTCCTCAACAACCCGGAAGTGCTTTACGGGATCTACTTCTCCCTGTTCTTCTCCAGCGTCGTCATGATGCTGGTGCTTTTCCTGTCGGTCAGGGCGCTGGTCAAGGTCATCTACGTTCCGAGATTCTGGTTGCAGCCGATCCTGATCGCCATGTGCGTGGTTGGCGTCTTCTCGCTTAACAACCGCATTTTCGACATCGGGGTCATGTTCGCCTTTGGCCTCGTCGGCTACGGTTTGGAACGCCTGCGCTACCCCTTGCCGCCGATGGTGCTGGGGATCGTCCTGGGGCCGCTGCTCGAGGCCAATTTCCGCAAGATGCTGGCGGCCGACGGCTTGCTGCCGCTGGTCCAAAGCCCCATCGCCCTGACCTTCCTGCTGCTGTCGGTCGCCTCCCTCATCTGGGCGGCGCGCTTGCGCAGGAAAAGCTTGCCGGAAATTGCCAAGGATTCAGGTTCGGGCGCGACGATACGGGACGAAGATGACGTCCCTTCCCGATTATGA
- a CDS encoding anaerobic sulfatase maturase — MTKPNGPRCNLDCTYCYYLEKERLYPDTKKFRMPDDVLETYVRDYIATQIATGAPEIWFSWQGGEPTMLGVEFFRRAVALQEKYRPADKAIRNALQTNGTLLDEEWARFLKEHGFLVGLSIDGPRDLHDRYRIDRNERPTFDKVMAAVDLLDTHGVAFNALTVVHRQNARKPREVYRFLKGIGVEFMQFIPIVERSADGATLAGAPQIDEDGAACRVTPWSVLPKDYGTFLTRVFDEWIKADVGRVFVQFFDVQLGLWAGGPSSLCWFAETCGQGLAMEHNGDLYACDHYVYPEYRLGNIMETPIGTLAASPAQAKFGDDKRDTLPRFCRECDYRFACNGGCPKHRFLTTPDGEPGLNYFCESYKGFFAHAAPCLRTMADLLNSGRPPAGIMEVSRRHRKGAAKPEIGRNDPCPCGSGRKFKHCCKNPAS, encoded by the coding sequence ATGACAAAGCCGAACGGGCCGCGCTGCAACCTGGACTGTACCTACTGCTACTACCTGGAGAAGGAACGGCTCTATCCGGACACCAAGAAGTTCCGGATGCCCGACGACGTGCTGGAAACCTACGTGCGCGACTATATTGCGACGCAGATCGCGACGGGCGCACCGGAAATCTGGTTTTCCTGGCAGGGCGGCGAGCCGACGATGCTGGGGGTGGAGTTTTTCCGCCGCGCAGTGGCCCTTCAGGAGAAGTATCGGCCGGCGGACAAGGCCATTCGCAACGCGTTGCAGACCAACGGCACGCTGCTGGACGAGGAATGGGCGCGGTTCCTCAAGGAACACGGTTTCCTGGTCGGCCTCAGCATCGACGGTCCGCGCGATCTGCACGACCGCTACCGCATCGACCGGAACGAACGGCCCACCTTCGATAAGGTGATGGCGGCAGTGGACTTGTTGGACACGCACGGGGTGGCGTTCAACGCGCTGACCGTGGTGCACCGGCAGAACGCCCGCAAGCCGCGCGAGGTCTATCGGTTTCTTAAAGGTATCGGCGTCGAGTTCATGCAGTTCATTCCGATCGTCGAGCGTTCGGCCGACGGCGCGACCCTGGCCGGCGCGCCGCAGATCGACGAAGATGGGGCAGCCTGCCGGGTGACTCCCTGGAGCGTGCTGCCCAAGGACTACGGCACCTTCCTTACCCGGGTGTTCGACGAATGGATCAAGGCCGACGTGGGACGCGTCTTCGTGCAGTTCTTCGACGTGCAACTCGGCCTGTGGGCGGGCGGGCCGTCGTCGCTGTGCTGGTTTGCCGAGACCTGCGGCCAGGGGCTGGCCATGGAGCACAACGGCGACCTCTACGCCTGCGACCACTACGTCTATCCGGAATACCGGCTGGGCAACATCATGGAGACGCCGATCGGGACCCTCGCCGCATCGCCGGCCCAAGCCAAGTTCGGCGACGACAAGCGGGACACGCTCCCGCGTTTCTGCCGCGAGTGCGACTACCGGTTCGCCTGCAACGGCGGCTGCCCCAAGCACCGCTTCCTGACGACGCCCGACGGCGAGCCGGGGCTCAACTATTTCTGCGAGTCCTACAAGGGCTTCTTCGCCCACGCCGCGCCCTGCCTGCGGACCATGGCCGACCTTCTGAACAGCGGCCGCCCGCCCGCCGGGATCATGGAGGTCTCCCGTCGGCACCGGAAGGGCGCCGCCAAGCCGGAGATCGGCCGCAACGACCCCTGCCCGTGCGGCAGCGGCCGGAAGTTCAAGCATTGTTGCAAAAACCCCGCATCCTGA
- a CDS encoding ATP citrate lyase citrate-binding domain-containing protein, whose translation MQITGMLYGSKLLEHVGFPAAEVLGPDASESQIRELIRRHGTIFVKPLFKGGVGKKGKAGLIGKATDLKTALAEKERLYFVEHRHGNVVAKAFGVTFEGGVPAEHEVYFSITDATEFRAPTMTLTHKGGVAIEELDRGSVARVPFEALTGLKAFVVANALTEIGAPREIISPLVQHLPKLWELVHHYGFTTLEINPIRMRREADGRLMPIACDFKCGFDRDDPRWQRLGLPRDLFAVDTSGFEQEVNELRTHQGQSDVFVINEKGTILAPTFGGGANALVTEVLGDRAVISSDFGGNPPYEKMRQVASICYRYWLRQANVLFVIGGKSNNTDIYETFRAMADALRAHFSEHGPTPLYVVVGRGGPNLVRGLGTLAEVCDALGIPYRMFGFDSALSDVVGYAKKIDDWMKAGGRDEIAAGMGIRPAATGTHN comes from the coding sequence ATGCAGATCACGGGAATGCTCTACGGTTCGAAACTGCTGGAACACGTCGGGTTCCCGGCGGCCGAGGTGCTCGGCCCCGATGCCAGCGAAAGCCAGATCCGCGAGCTGATCCGCCGCCACGGCACCATCTTCGTCAAGCCGCTGTTCAAGGGCGGGGTCGGCAAGAAGGGCAAAGCCGGGCTGATCGGCAAGGCCACCGATCTGAAGACCGCGCTGGCCGAGAAGGAGCGCCTGTACTTCGTCGAGCACCGCCACGGCAACGTGGTGGCCAAGGCCTTCGGGGTCACCTTCGAGGGCGGCGTGCCGGCCGAGCACGAGGTCTATTTCTCGATCACCGACGCCACCGAATTCCGCGCCCCCACCATGACGCTGACCCACAAGGGCGGCGTGGCCATCGAGGAGCTGGATCGGGGCTCGGTCGCCCGCGTGCCGTTCGAGGCGCTGACCGGCCTCAAGGCCTTCGTGGTCGCCAACGCGCTCACCGAAATCGGCGCGCCGCGCGAGATCATCTCGCCGCTGGTCCAGCACCTGCCCAAGCTGTGGGAGCTGGTGCACCACTACGGCTTCACCACGCTGGAAATCAATCCGATCCGCATGCGGCGCGAGGCCGACGGGCGCCTGATGCCGATCGCCTGCGACTTCAAGTGCGGCTTCGACCGCGACGATCCGCGCTGGCAACGTCTGGGCTTGCCGCGCGACCTGTTCGCGGTGGACACCTCGGGCTTCGAGCAGGAGGTCAACGAGCTGCGCACCCATCAGGGGCAATCCGACGTCTTCGTGATCAACGAGAAGGGCACCATCCTGGCCCCCACCTTCGGCGGCGGCGCCAACGCCCTGGTCACCGAGGTCCTGGGCGACAGGGCGGTCATTTCGTCGGACTTCGGGGGCAATCCCCCCTACGAGAAGATGCGCCAGGTGGCCAGCATCTGCTATCGCTATTGGCTGAGGCAGGCCAACGTGCTGTTCGTCATCGGCGGCAAGTCCAACAACACCGACATCTATGAAACCTTCCGCGCCATGGCCGATGCCCTGCGCGCCCATTTCAGCGAGCACGGGCCGACGCCGCTTTACGTCGTGGTCGGGCGGGGCGGGCCCAACCTGGTGCGCGGCCTGGGGACCCTGGCCGAGGTTTGCGACGCCCTTGGCATACCCTATCGCATGTTCGGCTTCGACAGCGCGCTGTCCGACGTGGTGGGCTACGCCAAGAAGATCGACGACTGGATGAAGGCCGGCGGCCGCGATGAAATTGCTGCCGGCATGGGCATCCGGCCCGCTGCCACCGGCACGCACAACTGA
- a CDS encoding EF-hand domain-containing protein, whose amino-acid sequence MVSSISSALSSAIDYARMQKDLFAKADSDGDGELSLTEFGAAKPADAPVEGPTSSELFANLDSDQDGSLTEEEMQAGAQKMGPPPGGMPPAQGLSDDSVKTLLELLAEELEESLTQIASDEEEASEEATSAAQAEDGSETAAEVSDEEEEKALALIQQVIDDYRNAQASYMSAQNLAADTTGRVSTVG is encoded by the coding sequence ATGGTCTCATCCATCTCGTCCGCGCTCAGCAGCGCCATCGACTATGCGCGGATGCAGAAAGACCTGTTCGCCAAGGCCGACAGCGACGGCGACGGCGAACTCAGCCTCACCGAGTTCGGGGCCGCCAAGCCGGCCGACGCGCCGGTCGAAGGCCCGACGTCGAGCGAACTGTTTGCCAATCTCGACTCCGATCAGGACGGTTCCCTGACCGAGGAAGAGATGCAGGCCGGCGCCCAGAAGATGGGCCCGCCGCCCGGCGGCATGCCGCCGGCCCAGGGCCTGAGCGACGACAGCGTCAAAACCCTGCTCGAACTGCTGGCCGAGGAACTCGAAGAGTCCCTGACCCAGATCGCCAGCGACGAGGAGGAGGCATCCGAGGAAGCGACCTCGGCCGCCCAGGCTGAAGACGGATCCGAAACCGCCGCCGAAGTCAGCGACGAGGAGGAGGAAAAAGCGCTTGCGCTGATTCAACAAGTCATCGACGACTATCGAAACGCTCAGGCCTCTTACATGAGCGCGCAGAACCTGGCGGCCGATACCACCGGCAGGGTTTCGACGGTCGGTTGA
- a CDS encoding sigma-70 family RNA polymerase sigma factor: protein MDVDLLRLVARGDPAALRALVSRHLPRVLRMAERLTGNPSDAEEIAQETMIRLWRVARTWKPEGARFDTWLYRVTVNLCIDRQRKRPMESLDGVAEMASSEKGAFAAVHGGQMNTLVRQLLECLPEKQRIALVLSYYEELTSREVAEIMETTPGAVLGLLFRGRQALKGMLTAAGVEGWDSEPET, encoded by the coding sequence GTGGACGTCGACCTTTTGCGCCTTGTCGCCCGGGGTGATCCGGCGGCGCTGCGCGCCCTGGTCTCGCGCCATCTCCCCCGCGTTCTCAGGATGGCCGAGCGGCTGACCGGCAATCCCTCGGACGCCGAGGAAATCGCCCAGGAGACGATGATTCGCCTGTGGCGGGTGGCGCGAACCTGGAAGCCGGAGGGGGCGCGTTTCGACACCTGGCTTTATCGGGTCACGGTCAACCTGTGCATCGACCGCCAGCGGAAGCGGCCGATGGAATCGCTGGACGGGGTGGCCGAGATGGCGTCTTCGGAAAAAGGCGCCTTCGCCGCCGTCCATGGCGGCCAGATGAACACCCTGGTCCGTCAACTGCTGGAGTGTCTGCCGGAAAAGCAACGCATCGCACTTGTCTTGTCTTACTATGAGGAACTGACATCTCGGGAGGTCGCCGAGATCATGGAGACAACTCCCGGCGCGGTATTGGGACTGCTGTTCCGCGGGCGCCAAGCGCTCAAGGGCATGCTGACCGCGGCGGGAGTGGAGGGTTGGGACAGTGAACCAGAAACCTGA
- a CDS encoding periplasmic heavy metal sensor produces the protein MKAPVALRRWRAALFWGSLALNIVLVGIFVLHPRLPFMPPPPPPPPPEVIIEEMADRLDAADRKVFETAVATRKAEILARHQAIGAHFDAFKAEFLRQPFDGHRFQDAKAKLDDARAAFESVVMETMVESLAAISPSGRERLSRMPGPP, from the coding sequence ATGAAGGCTCCGGTCGCGCTCAGGCGGTGGCGGGCGGCCCTGTTCTGGGGCTCGCTCGCGCTCAACATCGTGCTGGTGGGGATATTCGTCCTTCACCCGCGCCTGCCGTTCATGCCGCCCCCGCCACCCCCGCCGCCGCCCGAGGTCATCATCGAGGAGATGGCGGACCGGCTGGACGCCGCCGATCGCAAGGTCTTCGAAACCGCCGTCGCCACGCGGAAGGCCGAGATCCTGGCCCGCCATCAGGCCATCGGCGCCCATTTCGACGCCTTCAAGGCGGAATTTCTCCGCCAGCCGTTCGACGGCCACCGCTTCCAGGATGCCAAGGCCAAGTTGGACGACGCCCGCGCCGCCTTCGAATCGGTGGTCATGGAAACCATGGTCGAATCGCTTGCCGCCATATCGCCGTCCGGCCGCGAGCGCCTGAGCCGGATGCCCGGCCCGCCATGA
- a CDS encoding DMT family transporter: MAWFALIVAGLFEVAWATAMKQSDGFTRPWPSVVTAVTAVASFALLAWAMRSLPLGTAYAVWTGIGTLGAFVLGIALLGEPAGGMRILAALMIVGGLVLMKLSSPA; encoded by the coding sequence GTGGCTTGGTTTGCGCTGATCGTCGCCGGTCTGTTCGAGGTCGCCTGGGCCACGGCCATGAAGCAGTCCGACGGCTTCACCCGCCCCTGGCCAAGCGTGGTCACGGCGGTGACCGCGGTGGCCAGCTTCGCGCTGCTGGCGTGGGCGATGCGCTCGCTGCCGTTGGGCACCGCCTACGCCGTGTGGACGGGGATCGGCACGTTGGGCGCCTTCGTGCTGGGCATCGCGCTCCTGGGCGAACCCGCCGGCGGGATGCGCATCCTGGCCGCCCTGATGATCGTCGGCGGTCTCGTGCTCATGAAGCTGTCCAGCCCGGCGTAG
- a CDS encoding NADPH-dependent FMN reductase — translation MTRILGISGSLRKASYNAGLLRAAVEAAPPGVTLDARSIRGVPLFDADVEAGEGVPEAVARLKEALKGADGLLLATPEYNNGIPGVFKNAIDWMSRPPGGTDLFKGKPVALMGASPGGFGTTLSQAHWLPVLRTLGTRPWFEGRLLVARAGTLFDGEGNLTDEDTRERVAGFIEGFAKFIGGGG, via the coding sequence ATGACCCGCATCCTTGGAATTTCCGGCAGTCTGCGAAAGGCATCCTACAACGCGGGACTGCTGCGCGCCGCCGTCGAAGCGGCGCCGCCAGGCGTCACCCTCGATGCCCGATCGATCCGTGGCGTGCCCCTTTTTGACGCCGACGTCGAGGCCGGCGAAGGCGTGCCCGAGGCCGTGGCTCGCCTGAAGGAAGCCTTGAAAGGTGCCGACGGGCTGCTGCTGGCGACGCCGGAATACAACAACGGCATTCCGGGCGTCTTCAAGAACGCCATCGACTGGATGAGCCGCCCGCCCGGCGGCACGGATCTCTTCAAGGGCAAGCCGGTGGCGCTGATGGGTGCCTCGCCGGGCGGCTTCGGCACGACGCTCTCCCAGGCCCACTGGCTGCCGGTGCTGCGCACCTTAGGCACGAGGCCGTGGTTCGAGGGCCGCCTGCTGGTGGCCAGGGCCGGCACGCTCTTCGATGGCGAGGGCAACCTGACCGACGAGGACACCCGCGAACGCGTGGCCGGGTTCATCGAAGGCTTCGCGAAGTTCATCGGCGGAGGCGGCTGA
- a CDS encoding DUF302 domain-containing protein produces the protein MRVFPRTLWIGLLTLLVAIPAVAENPSPYPGARSVDTGKPFAAFVEKLTGAIQANRMAVVAQACADCGAKTIGATIPGNRVLMVFRPDFAVRMLKASEAAGIEAPLRLYVTERPDGTARLTYRTPSQVFAPYGVAELDAMAGELDAIFAKIVDDALS, from the coding sequence ATGCGAGTCTTCCCGCGAACCTTGTGGATCGGACTGCTGACGCTTCTTGTCGCCATTCCGGCCGTTGCCGAGAATCCGTCGCCCTATCCGGGGGCGCGTTCCGTCGACACCGGCAAACCCTTCGCGGCCTTCGTCGAAAAGCTGACCGGCGCCATCCAGGCCAACCGCATGGCCGTCGTCGCCCAGGCGTGCGCCGATTGCGGCGCCAAGACGATCGGCGCCACCATCCCGGGCAACCGGGTCCTTATGGTGTTCCGCCCCGACTTCGCGGTGCGCATGCTCAAGGCCAGCGAGGCGGCCGGCATCGAGGCGCCGCTGCGCCTTTACGTGACCGAACGGCCGGATGGCACCGCCCGACTGACCTATCGCACGCCGAGCCAAGTGTTCGCGCCTTATGGCGTGGCCGAGCTCGACGCCATGGCCGGCGAACTCGACGCCATCTTCGCCAAGATCGTCGACGACGCCCTGTCCTGA
- a CDS encoding cupin domain-containing protein — protein sequence MPVPVEHLKVETLTFADDGRIPNNPSLPALLYRGALVPDAVDAETCAALFAANGWPGAWRNGIYADHHFHSTGHEVLGIVAGTATVTLGGPAGAAVEVAAGDVVLLPAGTGHKRERASADLVVVGAYPGGIGPDLLWGDPAEHERAKAAIARVALPAACPVYGAAGPLIRHWRNGG from the coding sequence ATGCCGGTACCGGTTGAGCACCTGAAGGTGGAAACCCTGACGTTCGCCGACGACGGGCGAATTCCCAACAACCCGTCCCTGCCCGCCCTCCTCTATCGCGGGGCGCTGGTTCCCGACGCCGTCGACGCCGAGACCTGCGCCGCGCTTTTCGCCGCCAACGGCTGGCCCGGCGCCTGGCGCAACGGGATTTATGCGGACCATCACTTCCATTCCACCGGACACGAGGTGCTGGGCATCGTCGCCGGCACCGCCACCGTCACCCTGGGCGGGCCGGCGGGCGCCGCCGTCGAGGTCGCGGCCGGCGACGTCGTCCTCCTGCCGGCCGGCACCGGCCACAAGCGCGAGCGGGCCAGCGCCGACCTTGTGGTCGTCGGCGCCTATCCCGGCGGCATCGGCCCCGACCTCCTGTGGGGCGACCCGGCCGAGCACGAGCGGGCCAAGGCCGCCATCGCCCGGGTGGCGCTGCCCGCCGCCTGCCCCGTCTACGGCGCCGCCGGCCCGCTCATCCGCCACTGGCGCAACGGCGGCTGA